In the Theobroma cacao cultivar B97-61/B2 chromosome 1, Criollo_cocoa_genome_V2, whole genome shotgun sequence genome, one interval contains:
- the LOC18611586 gene encoding succinate dehydrogenase [ubiquinone] iron-sulfur subunit 3, mitochondrial isoform X2, with product MSSSLLSHGFNKVARILGRDPKKQNFPVLEDHPAAQAHAEVAIETHGDIQNRVQKLYKEFRIFRWSADHPTNNKPFLQSYYVDLSSCGAMVLDALQKIKAKDDSSLSYRMSCREGICGSCAMNNDGTNTVACLEPINADTSKPTVITPLPHMYVIRYLVVDLTDYYQQYRSIEPWLKTERPPEDGREYRQSPADRKKLDGLYECIFCACCTTSCPSYWWNPEEYPGPAALLHAYRWISERI from the exons atgtcAAGTAGCTTGTTGAGCCATGGCTTCAATAAGGTAGCTCGGATTTTGGGTAGAGACccaaaaaagcaaaattttcCAGTGCTGGAAGACCATCCAGCTGCACAAGCGCATGCAGAAGTAGCAATTGAAACACATGGGGATATTCAGAACAGAGTCCAGAAGCTTTACAAGGAGTTCAGGATCTTTAGATGGAGCGCTGACCACCCCACCAACAACAAACCCTTTCTCCAGTCTTACTATGTAGACCTTTCCAGTTGTGGCGCCATG GTTTTGGATGCATTGCAAAAGATAAAAGCAAAGGATGATTCAAGCCTAAGCTATAGGATGTCTTGCAGGGAAGGGATATGTGGGTCTTGTGCAATGAACAACGACGGAACCAACACTGTGGCCTGCCTCGAGCCCATTAATGCAGACACTAGCAAGCCCACTGTTATAACTCCCCTGCCTCACATGTATGTGATCAGATATCTGGTTGTAGACCTTACCGATTATTACCAACAGTACAG GTCAATCGAGCCATGGCTTAAGACCGAACGACCACCTGAAGATGGGAGGGAATACAGGCAATCACCTGCTGACAGGAAGAAGCTAGATGGCCTATACGAGTGCATATTTTGTGCTTGCTGTACTACTTCCTGCCCTTCTTACTGGTGGAACCCGGAGGAGTATCCCGGCCCTGCTGCTTTGCTTCATGCTTACCGATGGATCTCCGAGAG GATTTGA
- the LOC18611586 gene encoding succinate dehydrogenase [ubiquinone] iron-sulfur subunit 3, mitochondrial isoform X1, which produces MSSSLLSHGFNKVARILGRDPKKQNFPVLEDHPAAQAHAEVAIETHGDIQNRVQKLYKEFRIFRWSADHPTNNKPFLQSYYVDLSSCGAMVLDALQKIKAKDDSSLSYRMSCREGICGSCAMNNDGTNTVACLEPINADTSKPTVITPLPHMYVIRYLVVDLTDYYQQYRSIEPWLKTERPPEDGREYRQSPADRKKLDGLYECIFCACCTTSCPSYWWNPEEYPGPAALLHAYRWISESRDDFTEERLQALTEDFKRLYRCRTIKNCTANCPKNLSPAGAIHKMKTKHMLSEPMEKVESL; this is translated from the exons atgtcAAGTAGCTTGTTGAGCCATGGCTTCAATAAGGTAGCTCGGATTTTGGGTAGAGACccaaaaaagcaaaattttcCAGTGCTGGAAGACCATCCAGCTGCACAAGCGCATGCAGAAGTAGCAATTGAAACACATGGGGATATTCAGAACAGAGTCCAGAAGCTTTACAAGGAGTTCAGGATCTTTAGATGGAGCGCTGACCACCCCACCAACAACAAACCCTTTCTCCAGTCTTACTATGTAGACCTTTCCAGTTGTGGCGCCATG GTTTTGGATGCATTGCAAAAGATAAAAGCAAAGGATGATTCAAGCCTAAGCTATAGGATGTCTTGCAGGGAAGGGATATGTGGGTCTTGTGCAATGAACAACGACGGAACCAACACTGTGGCCTGCCTCGAGCCCATTAATGCAGACACTAGCAAGCCCACTGTTATAACTCCCCTGCCTCACATGTATGTGATCAGATATCTGGTTGTAGACCTTACCGATTATTACCAACAGTACAG GTCAATCGAGCCATGGCTTAAGACCGAACGACCACCTGAAGATGGGAGGGAATACAGGCAATCACCTGCTGACAGGAAGAAGCTAGATGGCCTATACGAGTGCATATTTTGTGCTTGCTGTACTACTTCCTGCCCTTCTTACTGGTGGAACCCGGAGGAGTATCCCGGCCCTGCTGCTTTGCTTCATGCTTACCGATGGATCTCCGAGAG CCGGGATGATTTCACTGAGGAAAGGCTGCAGGCCTTAACGGAAGACTTCAAGAGATTGTATAGATGCAGGACTATAAAGAATTGCACAGCAAACTGCCCCAAAAACCTGAGTCCAGCTGGTGCAATTCATAAGATGAAGACCAAGCACATGCTTTCTGAACCAATGGAGAAGGTTGAAAGCCTGTAG